Proteins from a genomic interval of Schistocerca cancellata isolate TAMUIC-IGC-003103 chromosome 8, iqSchCanc2.1, whole genome shotgun sequence:
- the LOC126095262 gene encoding 60S ribosomal protein L31, with the protein MVKPKGEKKKSAINEVVTREYTVNLHKRLHGVGFKKRAPRAIKELRKFAVKQMGTPDVRIDTRLNKQVWSKGIRNVPFRMRVRLSRRRNDDEDSPNKLYTLVTFVPVPSFKGLQTENVDASQE; encoded by the exons ATGGTGAAGCCGAAAGGTGAGAAGAAGAAATCGGCGATCAACGAGGTAGTCACTCGAGAATACACAGTTAATTTGCACAAACGGCTTCATGGCGTTGGTTTTAAGAAGAGAGCACCGAGAGCCATTAAGGAACTTCGAAAATTCGCTGTTAAGCAAATGGGCACGCCTGATGTACGAATTGACACAAGATTGAATAAGCAGGTGTGGTCCAAAGGCATAAG GAATGTTCCATTCCGCATGCGGGTTAGACTGTCGAGACGGCGGAATGATGATGAAGATTCACCAAACAAGTTGTACACTTTAGTTACTTTTGTACCTGTTCCATCCTTCAAGGGACTACAAACAGAAAATGTTGATGCCAGTCAAGAATAA